The sequence TTCTCCGAGCCGAGACGATACGAGATCATTGCCCAGAGCGCCGCAAGCGGCACAGCGAGAAACGCGATGGCGGACAGTGTGAGGCCGAGAGCCTGCAGGCCGGAATACGCCCAGGCACTGACTGCGTCACCACCTCTGTAAACCACCGTGTCAATGAAGTTCTTGGCTTTGTACTTCTCTTCGCGTCCAAGCACCACATAGAGCATCTCGCGGGCCGGCTTCATGATACTGAAGTTACCGGCCCTTCGCAGTACCTGCAAAACCACGAGTACGGAGAGAACGGGTGCGAATGAGAGAATCAGGAAACCCGCCGCAAGTCCCACCGGAATGAGTGCAAGGGTGACGGCAATCCCGAACCTGCGAACGATCCTGGCCGTGAGGAATACCTGGGCCAGGACGGTCAGAAGATTCGTCGCAAAGTCCATTCCTGCGAACACGGAGGTTCGTGTCGCCGGATCGGCAAAGCTGTCGCGTACGATCTCCGCTTGCTGGAAGTAGAGGAAGGTCGCCAGTGTTGTGTACAGGAGAATCAGCGCGCAGATTCCGAGCAGATACGGCGAACGTATAACGAGAGGAATGCCGGCAAAGATATTGCCTCCTAACGCGTTATCCGATTCAGTATTGTCGGTGCCGATATCTCCGTCGCCCTCCACTGAGACCGGCCGAAGCCGCACCCAGCGCAGAACCCGGCTGATGCATAGCAAAGCAATAGCGAGAAAGGCGGCTGAGAGGAGAAGCAGGTTGGCGGTTCCGAGCCGTCCGACAAGGGCAGCCGTCAGCGCGGGTCCGGCAAGCGCACCGAGTGTTCCGCCTGCTGCGATAAATCCGAACAGTCGCCGCGCCTGCTGATTGGAGTAGACGTCTGTCATGAAGCTCCAGAAGACCGACACGACGAAAAGATTGAAGACACTGACCCAGATGAAAAACGCCCGTGCCACGTAGGCATGGGTAATGTCGGATACGAACAGCGCGTAGAAGCCGATAATGTTCGCAATGAAGAACGTGTAGACGGCCGGAAGGAGGCGTGACCGACGGTATCGCGCGGCAGCCCAGCCGAAAAGTGGAACTGCGGCGAGCATCGCCACGAAGGTCCCCGTGAACATCCAGTCGAGATTCTCGATCCCACCGGCGATGCCCATCTCTTCGCGCATGGGACGCAAGATGTAGTAACCGCACAGCAGTGAGAAGAAGTACAATGCCGACCAGAGGACGGCGACCACTTCATCCGGCTCGATACTTACGTAGCGAGTCAGCAGTCGATAGATTCCTGAAGCCTCCGTATCGCGAGCGCGCATACGTGTCGGTTGTGATCGAGAGTGGGACAAAGCACCGAGGGTCGAAGGTAGTCGGCGCCATACGATCGAACAACAGGACGGTGGATAACTGCTGGAGGCGGGCGGTCCGGTTGATCTTCAATCGTGGTGTTAGCGGGCGACGAGAAAGACTGCCAAACTCTCTTCGCGGCGACGTTGCGTACGTGTAGCGGGCGAGTCACCGCGCTCGCTTATGCCGCGGCCTCTCGGCTGTCACTGGACAGCCAGCGGAGTGCATCACCCTCAGATGCGAACAGGTGGACGAAACGCGTATCGTTAAGATCGTGATGATCGTTGGCCGGACCTCTATCGGAGGGAGAAATCACTCCGGCCACACGCACGTCGGGTGCCAGGAGTCGACGTACGGTTTCACCCATGTCCTGAAGTTCCGAAGGGTCGACGATAAGATCCGCCGTTCGCAGGTCCAGCAGGAACAGAGAAACCTGCTGCTTTTGTCCTCGCTGCAGTGCGTCAAACAGCACCCAACGCCAGTACCCGAGATCCACGCTTCCGTCGACGCATACTCGGGCGATGCCGGGATCATCGCTTATCTCAATCTTGTGCGGCATTGTAGGTATCCTGTCAACGGTGTGACCAGAACTGTCCGCTGCACTTCTGACATGCGCGTAACAGCACATTACGCCAGCAACCGACATTTCCAAGATGGGACTATTCACTTTCGATGTCGATAGTCCTTTTGGATCATTTTCTACCGGTACGGCGGGACAGGCTCGGTTCGGATGGCGACGGTCACGCAAATCCCTCTTCGTCTCTAAAACGAAGAGGGACAAGCGCGCCAGGGTGTGGCAAGGCTTCCACGTGCCGGCGTTGCATGCGGATTGCCGCCCACAATCGACTCAAAAGATGAGGGGCCGGTCGTTCTCGCCGACAATCTTGAATTGTGATAATCCCTCGCCAAAGAACTCCATCGTTTCGGGCTGACCGACTCCCTCAACGCCGTCTATCGTGAAGACGAGGTAGTTGAACGGCATGTGCTTCGACGGGTCGCTTGCCAGCGTGAACGTTTCGGATGGCGCCGGATCAATCATGACCGACCATGCGCCGTTGACGTAGACCCAGTGGTACGATGTGGCCCAGCCGGATTCACCCGAGTCGACAAATCCCACTGTCTCCGTCGAATCGATAGGAACGGTCTTGCTGAACGTTCGAATTCCGTCCAGGTACGTTGCGACGGTCACCTCGGTTGATTCCGAAAAGGCCGCCAATTCGTGAAAATCCAGTCCGATGGCTGTTGTCAGTTGCCCGGACTGCCGATGTGTAATGCGGCCGAGGGTTTTCTCGTGACCGTCGACCTGTCCGACTACGGCCACTTCGAAGAACGACCCTACGGGCATCTCGATTGGGTCGAAGTATACGTTGAGTCTGTCACGTTGGTCGACCTCAACGGACACGCCGCCTGCCGCGCCGGGACCTCCAAGGTCGACGAGTACGGATTCACCCCGGGGCAGCAAGTTCGCTGATCCGAGTGCGGAATGTGTGACGCCAAATGCTGGAACCGACGACGTCGTCGATTCCGAACTGAAGTCGCAGCCGCCCACAACAATGATCACTACTGCGACGACAATTCCGATAATGGTGCGAGTTGTTCGCATGATCACCCTCTCTTTGTTTGATGGTACTACCGTTTCGACAGGATCGACGAAATGACCCATCGTCCTGATGCCAGAGTAAAGGGACCCGGTCATTGGTGCAAGTGACACGAAAGGGCTAAAGAGAGTAGTCCAAAAGTACTATGAGAGTATGTGGTCGGGATGCGCCACGGGGCGTATTATCTATGGTAGTGTCGGTCGCGACAGGACTAGGGCTATATCAGAACATCGCGGCTGGGACATCAGCAGGCGGATTGCGTCTGCAAACACGGGCCGTCCTGCCACTCGGCCACCGATATCCACAGACATGCAGCACGGTTGGCGGATCCGAGACGCGAACTACGGCATTCTGATCGTTACGACTAGTAGTCGCCCCAACACGTCGCTGACCCTCCGTATGTGTCCGCCGAAATCTCGTGTCTTCTTCGCCGTTCTGGTGCTGGTCTTTCTTCCGATCCGTTTTGTAGTCGCGCAGGACGGGGCCGTTAGCATCTCCGGTCTTGAGGTGGTGTCTCCTGATCTAATACGAATCACGTACGTTGCCGGCGGCGAGCAGAGTATGATTGAGCTTCCGTCGGCCGTTCTGGGGCAGCTTGTGAGCC is a genomic window of Rhodothermales bacterium containing:
- a CDS encoding MFS transporter, with the protein product MRARDTEASGIYRLLTRYVSIEPDEVVAVLWSALYFFSLLCGYYILRPMREEMGIAGGIENLDWMFTGTFVAMLAAVPLFGWAAARYRRSRLLPAVYTFFIANIIGFYALFVSDITHAYVARAFFIWVSVFNLFVVSVFWSFMTDVYSNQQARRLFGFIAAGGTLGALAGPALTAALVGRLGTANLLLLSAAFLAIALLCISRVLRWVRLRPVSVEGDGDIGTDNTESDNALGGNIFAGIPLVIRSPYLLGICALILLYTTLATFLYFQQAEIVRDSFADPATRTSVFAGMDFATNLLTVLAQVFLTARIVRRFGIAVTLALIPVGLAAGFLILSFAPVLSVLVVLQVLRRAGNFSIMKPAREMLYVVLGREEKYKAKNFIDTVVYRGGDAVSAWAYSGLQALGLTLSAIAFLAVPLAALWAMISYRLGSE